A region of Culicoides brevitarsis isolate CSIRO-B50_1 chromosome 1, AGI_CSIRO_Cbre_v1, whole genome shotgun sequence DNA encodes the following proteins:
- the LOC134828092 gene encoding ornithine aminotransferase, mitochondrial-like, which yields MAKKLSSNEVFAREDQFGAHNYHPLPVALCKGEGVYLYDMEGKKYFDFLSAYSAVNQGHCHPKIVDALCKQARELTLTSRAFYSDKLGEYEEYLAKLLGYYRVLPMNTGVEAGETACKLARKWGYQVKMIPDNKAKIIFAEGNFWGRTLAAVSSSTDPSSFGGFGPFMPGFEVIPYNNLEALENALQDENVCAFMVEPIQGEAGVVVPSEGYLRGVRDLCTKYNVLWIADEVQTGLGRCGKMLACDHENVRPDIVCLGKALSGGVYPVSAVLANDDIMLCIKPGEHGSTYGGNPLACAVAMAAMEVLIDEKLCENAEKMGVKLREALEKLPKSVVKTVRGKGLLNAIVIESKFDAWNVCLKLKENGLLAKPTHGDIIRFAPPLVITEAELDQCIKIIEETINSFC from the exons atggcgaaaaaattatcatcgaaCGAGGTTTTTGCCCGTGAGGACCAATTTGGAGCTCATAATTATCATCCCTTGCCGGTTGCCTTGTGTAAAGgagaag gtgtCTATTTGTACGACATGGAAggcaaaaaatactttgattTCCTCAGTGCATATTCCGCCGTGAATCAAGGTCATTGCCATCCGAAAATAGTTGACGCATTGTGTAAACAAGCGCGCGAATTGACACTCACCTCACGTGCTTTCTATTCCGACAAGTTGGGCGAGTACGAGGAATATTTGGCGAAACTCCTGGGCTATTATCGCGTCTTGCCGATGAACACGGGAGTCGAAGCAGGTGAAACCGCATGCAAATTGGCACGTAAATGGGGCTACCAGGTCAAAATGATCCCCGATAACAAGGCAAAAATTATCTTTgctgaaggaaatttttgggGCAGAACCTTGGCGGCGGTAAGTTCATCAACAGACCCATCGTCCTTTGGCGGTTTCGGACCTTTTATGCCTGGTTTCGAAGTAATTCCTTACAACAACTTGGAGGCACTGGAAAATGCGTTGCAAGACGAAAACGTTTGCGCTTTCATGGTTGAACCAATTCAAGGTGAAGCTGGTGTCGTTGTGCCTTCGGAAGGATATCTTCGGGGCGTTCGTGATTTGTGCACAAAATATAACGTACTTTGGATAGCTGATGAAGTGCAAACAGGACTCGGGCGATGTGGCAAAATGTTAGCGTGCGATCATGAAAATGTGAGACCAGATATCGTTTGTTTGGGCAAGGCATTGAGTGGAGGCGTTTATCCGGTGTCAGCAGTGCTCGCTAATGACGATATCATGTTGTGCATCAAGCCGGGCGAACATGGAAGCACTTATGGCGGGAATCCATTAGCATGTGCGGTGGCAATGGCAGCGATGGAAGTGTTGATTGACGAGAAATTGTGCGAAAATGCGGAGAAAATGGGAGTTAAGCTGAGAGAAGCGTTGGAAAAATTGCCGAAATCTGTCGTGAAAACTGTTCGCGGAAAGGGATTATTGAATGCGATTGTCATTGAATCAa aattcgATGCATGGAACGTCTGTCTCAAACTAAAAGAAAACGGATTATTGGCGAAACCAACTCACGGTGACATCATCCGATTCGCTCCTCCTTTGGTAATAACCGAAGCTGAGCTCGACCAATGTATCAAAATCATTGAGGAGACAATAAACAGCTTTTGCTAA